Below is a genomic region from Silurus meridionalis isolate SWU-2019-XX chromosome 10, ASM1480568v1, whole genome shotgun sequence.
TAACACAGCCTGTTGTTTTGTATGGGTTTCCTCCGggttctccggtttcctccTACAACATTCCAGTTTACTGAAGATGAAGGAATAAAAGGGAGATTTGTAATATGTTATAAAATGAGTTTAAAAGTGTTTGATAGCAATATTAAAACCTCAacactattattaataataaacaatgcaaACAGAAGTTTTCTTTtgagataaaaatatatattattcgttttttaattgaattataaaggttttatttttgtatcttttttttttactatgttgtttttaatttgttttcttttttatttagtttttgtttaaaagatgtatttttgttggttttgtttgttttaaactcTTGGATATgaggataaatatatatatatattattcttaaATCCTTTTACACATAGCTAtatgaaatgtgtttgtgttgttatcATGTAGATTATAAGATGTGGATTTAATTTCAGTAATGAATATATTTCATTGCATgtttaatgctgtgtgtgtgtgtgtgtgtgtgtgtgtgcgcgtgtgtgcagCAGATAATCGATGGCGACTCAGTCGATCGCCGAGCGCACCATCTCTGAGAACAGCCTGGTGGTGCTGTTACAGGGTCTGCACGGTCAGGTGACCACGGTGGATCTGCGGGACGAGAGCACGGCACGGGGTCGCGTCCTCAACGTGGACGCCTTCATGAACGTGCGTCTGGAGGACGTGGTGTACCGAGACAGACGGGGGAACGTTTCAGAGATGGCCGACCTGTTTGTGACGGGTCGTAACGTGCGTTACGTCCACATTCCTGACCATGTGGACATTGTAGAGACCATACAGAGCCAGCTGGAGAAGATCCGCAGAGTGCGCTGCTTCACTGAGAAGGGGAGGAAGGAGTAcagcaagaagaaaaaataaccAGGAGCAATTTCTGTTCGAgagatgttttgttttgggtAGATTTTTGTGTGAACGGTGAGCAGAAGCTAATAATCACTTCCATGTGACGTCACAGACGTTTCTGTTGTTCCTGTGTGACGGATGACGTAAAACATTCTGACCAATGAGAAGAGCTTTCTTTAACACCTCAACATTATGTTGTGAGGCTTtgtatcaacacacacacacacactccatcaggTTCATTCAGACATGCGAAAAGGTTCTTTGAggtgtttgtgcaaatacacaATCATTGAGAATGGGTTTGGGTTTCTTTAATCAGCTCACTAGGCCTCAGAAAAGCGCATACAGACGTAACTGCTATAATATAGAACATTAATTtcgttaaaaacatttttttatacagcGCTTTTAACAACACTGTCCCAAAACAGActtttttatacatacaatTTTCCAAGGtaaacagattttctttttttccacggTCAATAAAATCTAATACTTAATTAATGAGGTGATACAGAAAACTGCTGAAATGAAACCATTGAACAACACAAGACTCTCCGAGTCTGCACTTGTTAGTAGGTTCTGGTCCCAATGCCTCcctgtagcctaaactacagctggcTGAAGGATCGCTAACTAAACAGTTCCAAatcttctcattctctctccgaAAGCATCATCATATCTAACCAATGAAGGATATAAGGAtagataacaaataaataatcaggGCGTAAAGCTGCAGAGTAGAAGACAGGATTAAACAAAGTGAGACAAATCCGTTAGTAATGATCGTGGCAGGTGTAAACGGTGAgcgctttatatatttacaggtCCAGCTTTGCTAGTTTCCCTGTttgaatacagactactgccacctgctggtataaGAGAGTTATGTTTGGTGCATCAGCTGCGCCTGActaataattgttttaattcgCAGCACAATCCGAAGATTCTGATTAATTAAAGATGCTAAAAATCGGCCCCATTAATCCCTCACAGGTATAACGCTTAATgtagaataaatatatagaattgaatgtacaaaaaaatgttacatGGTATTGAGACGCCTGACCTTCCCAgcagtatgtggttcttcctcaaaatgttaccacaatcATGGAGACACACAATAGTATCAGACATTTCACATCAATTCATTTTCTCTTCAGTTAAACTATGAtatccaaacatgttccagcatgacaatgcctcagTGCACAAAGCCCAAGCTCCAGGAGGATCTGCTTTACattagttggagtggaagatctgctctaTAGCTCCACTTatgttgaacaccttttgaatgaacactgactgcaccccgggtcgcctcaccttctcacctacatcagaacctgactttagtaAACAACCCTGGCTGAATGGATCTCTGGAACATCTAATGGAACAtttccccagaagagtggaagttcaTGTAGCAGAAATGGGACTAAAaagggatgctcaaaaagcacataccaatcttacaTATGTAGAATTGATCACATGGTTCTGGATTAACGTTTTCACCATCTGTTGATCCCTTAACATTTTTGGATCACGTTTGTTTTGCAGGAACATTAGGTTTCTTCTTAAAAATACAGATGTGCTGATATGGTTTGCTGAACATGTTCTGTTGCTTATTGGATATGTCTCGCAGATGTTGATGGAACCATAGTGGATTATGTAAATCCCCATATGTTGCTCATCAGTCTCTGAAACACAGTTTagtctacaaacacacacgatCTAGACtcggtgatgaagatgaagaagaggtccattgttttttctttagctCTCCTCTGTGTTATTGTCTGACTCTGAGGTTTTATAGTTAAAAGTGGATCTATTTAAATGAGTATTTTTGTTGCCAGAGCTGCTGTGGCAGAGCTGACGCTTAATCACCACATAATAACAGAGTGTGAGTTCCTGTTCACACTCACAGCCCAGTAAAAACAACACTATTTCAAGCAACAGACACAATAAAAAGCCCCACTAGAAGGATTTAATACGAGAGGAATGTAGTTTTTCATGGGCAATATGAGTACAGTAAAGCATGACTTcatgccaaatatatatataaatatatatattatatgtactgCAGCTTCATGGGTTTATGTAAGTCCTTGCAAACACATGGTTTCTCCCTAATGCCTCACGAGTTTGTGTCTATATGGAGTTCATTTCtactataataaaaattaattgtacATAAAATccaatattatttaatttattgtaaaatcTGTACCTTGACTAatttttgtctatttaaatACCCACACCTGGACCCTCCCCTCACCCTTCAAGAACCATAAATTTGCCCCCACTCCTTCAGCTTTCAGGTTCTATATACACTcgttccaaaagtattgggtcacctgccctttcctgatatatgtggttcttctccataCTGTCCAAGCGTCTTTAGAAACGCTATAATAAggttttgcgttcacttgaacttgaaaacccaaacctgttccagcatggcgatgcccctgtgcacaaagtgagctccttgaagatctggtttacatgggaaggaagatctcctgctctgatctcatccctactgaacacatttgggatgaatgtgaacgctgactgcaccccaggtctcctcacttccatcagtacctgcctttcataacacccttgtggctgaacacaaaatatccatcagcacacaacaaaatctcatggaacatcttcccagaagagtggagggaattataggaGAAAATTGGGACTATATGTGGGatcacatactgtatttatgaccaggtgacccaatactttggaaatatagtgtgtgtgtgtgtgtgtatatatatatatggacatcCCTCTCAGCTCTCAAGTGTCATCATCATATGTTCACTCCTCTCATCTGCAACATAAACACATACGCTCTAAACCTCATCCCGTGATCATTTTGAAGGCCGGTTGCCGATGCTAGAGCAGGTTTTATGGCACAGCCCCATGTTTAgtgtatacgtgtgtatataaagtgtgatTCTCTAACTGACATAAACACAAAGAGCTCTTTTAGTGGCAGAGGTTCTCCACAGCTATTTCCTGTTCCACCCTCACAGTTtgaattttctctctttccttctctcccaGTCCGGCATAAGTCAACATTGATCCAGATTCCTGTATAGAGTAACGACCTTCAGATGACGCCGAACAAGTGTCCAATTTGTAcgaatgtaaaaaatgtaccAGTGCAACATTTACACCGTAAACATTAAAACCTGTGTCTGGATCTTGCATCTACAGTTCACTTCATGCTGCACCATTAATCTTTTGTTACAGACATGTCACATAAATGGTAAGACATAAGATGTAGTTTTTCATACTCtgtacacagatcaggcataacattataacactgagtggtgaagtgaagaacactgattatcttcatcatggcacctgttagtgggtggatttatttattagacaacaagtgaacattttgtcctcaaagttgacgtgttagaagcaggaaaaatgggcgagtgtaaAGATTTGATTTCTCATATTGCTAACCTGTTGGGGGCAGTGCAGTTTTCTCCTTTACAGGATAAGAATGATCTGGGCATTTCTATCCATGAAGATCACACAGGAGCAAAACCAAGCAACTGATCCAAATTTCAATTCAATGGCTCTAGTAGCCACAAGGCATTGTAGCAAAGAAAGCTTATGATCACATAATGGTTAAAGGCAATGAATATCATGACCAAAGTGCAAGCAGAGACTTTGACAAGACTAGCTATGACCGCAGAATTAAAGGgggagccagaaggtaacacacacatgaGGGCAGATGGAACATAAAGCTGCAGCCTCTCCATCAACAACAAACCGGACTGAACTCATCATTAGAGTGGGGATGATTAGATCCAAACACACCAGTTACAGTGATTGGAAGATCGGATAATTTTAGttacttggttctttgaatctcgttcatcgaAATGAACAAATCGTTTAGATCATTTATTTCTTTCccttgatcagaaataaaacaaaatgttacaTGTTCAATAAGCCGATCCCCCAACACATCTGTTCACATCTGTTCTGATCAACAGAATGAGTAGCTCACCTCTCATATCTTTTGGTTTGTGCCAGTAGgtcttttgtcacatgactcccataattattgtaacaataattgTTAAGATCcagaaaaaataatttgatcGTTTGCATTGTGTAGCGCCTATGGGAGTCATGTGatcaaatttgatttaatttgatttgatttgataaaagaacaaacgactcggaccagaggactcatgagatgaactactcaattctgtttcctgtacataacctacagagatttagTGATGCTTTGCTCACGTGTGTCcagtaaaaaaatgaacaaatcagtcTTCGAGACTAAtcgagtcacattaaagactcgttcaaaatgaacgaatcgttcatgaacgactcATCACCACCCAGTTCACCAGAAGGCTCTACAGTGCTGAATTCACTCGACTGTAAAACTTTCCTACATATTTTCCTACAAAAGGCAAAACCAGACGTGAAGGCACTTATCAAACCCTGTTCTGTATAAGATAACCTTGGAGACAATGACATGGCTTGATTTGACCTGCCAACCCTCAAGAAATAAATCAAGTCTCTTCTCTTTCCCAGCAACCAGGTGGTGAAATAAACATGTCTTTGATGTCTGAACAACTGAGTCACAGAGTGTCTCCTGAAAAACTCTAAAGACTCACCTCGATTTCTATTAAACCAAGCACTCAAGCACTGGAAAACTTCTGACATGGTATTAGTTTAATGGCATTCTTAAACCCTGACCCTGGCCCTGACCCTGACCCAGACCCCAACCCAGACCCTGACCcagaccctgaccctgacctgTTTGTACTAGAATGTTTGTACTACTTGTCTactacaatacacacaaacgTAAATTAGTTATAATGTGTTAGTGCTGTCCGAAAGCCTCTACTGTggctgtatatgtgtgtgtgtgtgtgtgtgtgtgtgtgtgtgtgtgtgtgtgtgtgtgtatgagtataatgtacacacacacagactgtttAAATTTCCTAGGACATCTGGTGGCCTGAAAATATGGCCTACAGAGTTAAAGAGAGCTGAAGGAGCTGGGTCTGTCCGGAGTTTAGGGaagggtgtgtgttttaagtgtgtgtgtgggtgtaaattACAGTCGAACTTTAACACTCCTCCCTTTGCTTTTACACTCACGCCGACAACAACCTCCTCTcgacgtgtgtgtatgtgtgtgtgtgtgtgtgtgtgtgtgtgtgtgtgtgtggacactgagagaaagaaagtgcaagaaacaaaaatagagGAAGAGACCCAAGTCAGAAAGAGATGAACATAAAGGTGTagataatgaagaaaaaagaatgactAGGCaagatgagaaagaaagagagaaaaaagaccaAAGGGAAAAATAGTATTGtaagaaatataaaacagagagagagagagagagagagagagtggtgtgGGGGAAAAAGAATGAAGTAGAACATAGAGGGAAAAATGAGGGACATTAtgaatagacaaataaaaaaatgacaacaatGACGCAGGATATTTTTTTCATCCacaattattgttgttgttgttgatggtggtggtggtggtggttctGGTGCTGGTTCTGGTGCTGGTTCTGGTGCTGGTGGTCTATTCTCTTAAAGTTTAAGGCAACTATGAGTCATTattctttatattataattaatattctaTGTAGAAACCAAACCACATGGTGCTTCCTTAACAAATACACTATAAGacctaaagtattgggacacctgactttcccagccatatgggGATATTACCACATATGGAGATATTACCActttgttaccacaaagttggatgcagtaaaataaaatattttcttcagaagacccaaacctgctccagcattacaatgcccctgtgcacaaagccagctccatggagatctgATGTACATTggtcacctacatcagttcctgactttactaacactttacatgtgactgaatgaatctctacaaatcttaacaaaaatctagtggagcctctccccagaagagtgaaggttcttattacagcaaatgagcaatgaatgtggaatgggatgtacaaAATTCACATACAaatctccaactttgtgctaacagtttgggtaagaaccacatatggctgtgtGTTCAAAAACTTTTGGCCAAATCATCTAGCTTCTGTTTTCacttacgttatagcagctgtaaacagtcCTCCTCTGATGTAAGATGAGTGAAATGATCTAACGGTTGTATTTAAAATCCAAATTCTCTCCGGAAGATGTCAGAAAACAGAAGATGTGACCAAaatgtttcgagactagttttaaATTAgtccaacagatggcagcacaagactgcacgcacagtcacagggagcaccggccttcataagtcagtgtggtGAAAGACTGTGTACATTGAGAGCTGTGCAACCGATGCATTAGCACAGCCGCTATTCTGATATCTGCAAACCCTGTCACCAAGCTcacctcacacgtgagtttctcaccAGAAACaccatgatctcacttccgcatcCACCCTACCCTCCACGAAGATGAAGATTCAGGGCAAAGGTCGCCATTTttacaccattgcagagatccagtgCGAAACGctgaaggtgcttgacacgcttcgaaaagaagctGAAGtaccatcagaaaaaaaaatatcaccatatcATGATCCagaattcaattacattttctttcgcattatttttttatttaatagaaagacaagagagagagagagagagagagagagagagagagagagcaatttGCTATTGGAGTGCAGCTTTTGCCTTTTACTgtaaaaaaggtgtgtgtgtgtgtgtgtgcgcgtaagTGTTTAGGACAAGCACCTCCCAGACTCAGTTTTCTTGGTCCTGCTCAGTGGACCCTCTGTTTCTCCCCtcccctcccttcctccctctctctccctctctctttctctctctctctctctctctctcctcttttcctctccctctcaaacacacacactcgtcaGGTCCACACTCGACTCTCTGTCTGCATTGGTGGACTTTTGGAAGCTTCACAGAGGAGATATATCTTTCTTCAGAAGCTGATGTTTTATAAAcagaggtgagtgtgtgtgtgtgtgtgtgtgtgtgtgtgtgtgtgtgtgtgtgtgtgtgtgtgtgtgtgtgtgtgtgtgcactccgGTGTTTCAGCTGTTTTGTGTCTCGGTTTTTCAGTAtctcagtacagatttattttcagtctacagaaaaaacatgaaaaaaaagtgaggaggagaaaaagaagtcaagcttttatttaaaatacaggaATTTTACTGCAGAAACTATTATAGATTACAGAAAAGCTCTTAAGGTTGAACTTTCAAAGAGAAAAGTGATGGATAAAAGCAGGTATACAAAAGAGTGAGGAGAAGgagataataaaaagaataaagaataagaataaataaaatgacgtattgtataaacattatacagaaatatacatTCTCAAGGAGATATAGCATTTTTATTGAGCTGAACAGGATGAAGGGAGAGATGATCTGATGTtcaagttttgtttgtttgaaatgaaaagagaagGATGGATGGTGGGATTGTGAGTTAGGAAGATGTTCATACAATTTCTTGataaaaaagggtaaaaaaatttttaactgtagaaaaaaatacagaacaaaataTGAATGGAAAGAACAAAAAGAGGAATGaac
It encodes:
- the lsm10 gene encoding U7 snRNA-associated Sm-like protein LSm10; protein product: MATQSIAERTISENSLVVLLQGLHGQVTTVDLRDESTARGRVLNVDAFMNVRLEDVVYRDRRGNVSEMADLFVTGRNVRYVHIPDHVDIVETIQSQLEKIRRVRCFTEKGRKEYSKKKK